In one Vicugna pacos chromosome 22, VicPac4, whole genome shotgun sequence genomic region, the following are encoded:
- the CC2D1A gene encoding coiled-coil and C2 domain-containing protein 1A isoform X4 gives MHKRKGPPGPPGRGAATARQLGLLVDLSPDGLMIPEDGVNDEELEAEFLALVGGQPQALEKLKGKGPLPMEAIEKMASLCMRDPDEDDEEGTDEEDVEADDDLLAELNEVLGEEQKASESHPPVAQPKATTPSPGVEATLQERLALYQTAIESARQAGDGAKMRRYDRGLKTLENLLASVRKGNTIDEGDIPPPVAVGKGPVATPSCTPAPAQPTPTNLPAPDPKVIVEGPPSTAPASSLVSAKPQLPPAPCSPGPLAQLQSRQREYKLAALHTKQQGDTAAAARYFRVAKSFDAVLEALSRGEPVDLSRLPPPPDQLPPDPPSPPPQPPAPAAVPSMPEVPPPPKTLLEALEQRMERYRVAAAQAKTKGDQRKARMHERIVKQYQDAVRAHKAGRAVDVAELPVPPGFPPIQGLEATEPTQQSLVGVLETAMKLANQDEGPEDEDDEEPKKPNSPAAPTAQPKAPPSRAPQSGSTPAAKSAPKGTSTRAQQQLAFLESRKKQLLQAALRAKQKNDVEGAKMHLRQAKGLEPMLEASRNGLPVDIAKVPPAPVNKDDFALVQRPGPGLSQESARRYGELTKLIRQQHEMCLNHSNQFTHLGNIAETTKFEKLAEDCKRSMEILKQAFARGLPTPTARFEQRTFSVIKIFPDLSSNDMLLFIVKGINLPTPPGLSPGDLDVFVRFDFPYPNVEEAQKDKTSVIKNTDSPEFKEQFKLCINRSHRGFRRAIQTKGIKFEVVHKGGLFKTDRVLGTAQLKLDALETACEVREILEVLDGRRPTGGRLEVMVRIREPLTAQQLETTTERWLVIDPVPAAVPTVSGSKGKAPALPAPTREPGNRSARPLHSLSVLAFDQERLERKILALRQARRPVPPEVAQQYQDITQRSQWQRAQLEQGGPGIRREYAAQLERQLQFYTEAARRLGSDGSREAAKEALYRRNLVESELQRLRR, from the exons ATGCACAAGAGGAAGGGACCCCCGGGACCTCCAGGCCGAGGCGCTGCCACCGCCCGCCAG CTGGGCCTGCTGGTTGACCTCTCCCCAGATGGCCTGATGATCCCTGAGGATGGAGTTAATGATGAGGAACTGGAGGCTGAGTTCTTGGCCTTGGTGGGGGGCCAACCCCAAGCCCTGGAGAAGCTTAAAGGCAAAG GTCCCCTTCCCATGGAGGCCATTGAGAAGATGGCCAGCCTGTGCATGAGAGACCCAGATGAGGATGACGAGGAGGGGACggacgaggaggatgtggaggctGATGACGACCTGCTG GCGGAACTGAATGAGGTCCTAGGGGAGGAACAGAAGGCTTCGGAGTCCCACCCTCCTGTGGCCCAG CCAAAGGCCACAACCCCCAGCCCAGGGGTGGAGGCCACCTTGCAGGAGAGGCTGGCCCTCTACCAGACAGCGATCGAAAGCGCTCGACAAGCCGGAGATGGTGCCAAGATGCGGCGCTACGACCGGGGGCTCAAG ACGCTTGAAAACCTGCTGGCCTCCGTCCGGAAGGGCAACACCATCGATGAAGGGGACATCCCGCCGCCTGTGGCTGTGGGGAAGGGCCCAGTGGCCACACCCAGCTGCACCCCTGCACCTGCCCAGCCGACCCCTACAAACCTGCCGGCCCCAGATCCCAAGGTCATCGTGGAGGGTCCTCCTTCCACTGCCCCAGCTTCATCCCTGGTGTCGGCTAAGCCCCAGCTGCCCCCAG CTCCATGCAGCCCTGGCCCCCTGGCCCAGTTGCAGAGCCGCCAGCGTGAGTACAAGCTAGCCGCCCTCCACACGAAGCAGCagggagatactgctgctgccgcCAGATACTTCCGTGTGGCCAAG agCTTTGATGCAGTCTTGGAGGCCCTGAGCCGAGGGGAGCCTGTGGACCTATCTCGCCTGCCCCCTCCACCTG ACCAGCTGCCCCCGGACCCGCCATCACCGCCACCACAGCCTCCAGCGCCTGCTGCAGTGCCATCCATGCCAG AGGTTCCTCCACCCCCAAAGACTCTCCTGGAGGCACTAGAGCAGCGGATGGAGCGGTACCGCGTGGCGGCAGCTCAGGCCAAGACCAAGGGGGACCAGCGGAAAGCTCGCATGCACGAGCGCATCGTCAAG CAATACCAAGACGCCGTCCGAGCCCACAAGGCTGGGCGAGCCGTGGACGTGGCCGAGCTGCCAGTGCCCCCGG GCTTTCCCCCGATCCAGGGCCTGGAGGCCACTGAGCCCACCCAACAGAGCCTGGTGGGGGTCCTAGAGACTGCCATGAAGCTGGCCAACCAGGACGAAGGCCCAGAGGACGAAGACGATGAGGAGCCTAAGAAG CCCAacagccctgcagcccccacggcTCAGCCCAAAGCCCCACCCTCAAGGGCGCCCCAGTCAGGATCCACCCCAGCAGCCAAATCAGCCCCCAAAGGCACATCCACCAGAG CCCAGCAGCAGCTGGCTTTCCTGGAGAGCCGAAAGAAGCAGCTCCTGCAGGCTGCGCTGCGAGCCAAGCAGAAGAACGATGTGGAGGGCGCCAAGATGCACCTGCGCCAGGCCAAGGGGCTGGAGCCCATGCTGGAGGCCTCACGCAATGGGCTGCCTGTGGACATTGCCAAG GTGCCGCCCGCCCCCGTCAACAAGGATGACTTCGCCCTGGTCCAGCGGCCCGGCCCAGGTCTGTCTCAGGAGTCTGCCCGGCGCTATGGTGAACTCACCAAGCTCATAAGGCAGCAGCACGAG ATGTGCCTGAACCACTCCAACCAGTTCACCCACCTGGGCAACATTGCAGAAACCACCAA ATTTGAGAAGCTGGCGGAGGACTGTAAGCGGAGCATGGAGATTCTGAAGCAGGCCTTTGCCCGGGGTCTCCCTACGCCCACAGCTCGCTTTGAGCAGAGAACCTTCAGCGTCATCAA GATCTTCCCTGACCTCAGCAGCAACGACATGCTCCTGTTCATCGTGAAGGGCATCAacctgcccacacccccag GGCTGTCCCCCGGTGACCTGGATGTCTTTGTTCGGTTCGACTTCCCCTATCCCAATGTG GAAGAAGCTCAGAAAGACAAGACCAGCGTGATCAAGAACACAGATTCCCCTG AGTTCAAGGAGCAGTTCAAACTCTGCATCAACCGCAGTCACCGTGGCTTCCGAAGGGCCATCCAGACCAAAGGCATCAAGTTCGAAGTGGTCCACAAGGG ggGGCTCTTCAAGACCGACCGGGTCCTGGGCACAGCCCAACTGAAGCTGGATGCCCTGGAGACGGCATGCGAGGTCCGGGAGATCCTTGAG GTCCTGGATGGTCGCAGGCCCACAGGGGGGCGGCTGGAGGTGATGGTTCGGATTCGGGAACCCCTGACGGCCCAGCAGTTGGAGACGACAACTGAGAGGTGGCTGGTCATTGACCCTGTGCCGGCAGCTGTGCCCACA GTTTCTGGGTCCAAGGGAAAGGCCCCCGCCTTGCCTGCTCCTACGAGGGAGCCAGGGAACAG ATCAGCCCGGCCCCTGCATAGTCTCAGCGTGCTGGCCTTCGACCAAGAGCGTCTGGAGCGGAAG ATCCTGGCCCTCAGGCAGGCAAGGCGGCCGGTGCCCCCGGAGGTGGCCCAGCAGTACCAGGACATCACACAACGCAGCCAGTGGCAGAGGGCACAGCTGGAGCAAGGGGGCCCAGGCATCCGGCGGG agTACGCGGCCCAGCTGGAGCGTCAGCTGCAGTTCTACACAGAGGCCGCCCGGCGCCTGGGCAGTGACGGCAGCAGG GAGGCCGCAAAGGAGGCCCTGTATCGACGGAACCTGGTCGAGAGTGAG CTGCAACGGCTCCGCAGGTGA
- the CC2D1A gene encoding coiled-coil and C2 domain-containing protein 1A isoform X1, with the protein MHKRKGPPGPPGRGAATARQLGLLVDLSPDGLMIPEDGVNDEELEAEFLALVGGQPQALEKLKGKGPLPMEAIEKMASLCMRDPDEDDEEGTDEEDVEADDDLLAELNEVLGEEQKASESHPPVAQPKATTPSPGVEATLQERLALYQTAIESARQAGDGAKMRRYDRGLKTLENLLASVRKGNTIDEGDIPPPVAVGKGPVATPSCTPAPAQPTPTNLPAPDPKVIVEGPPSTAPASSLVSAKPQLPPAPCSPGPLAQLQSRQREYKLAALHTKQQGDTAAAARYFRVAKSFDAVLEALSRGEPVDLSRLPPPPDQLPPDPPSPPPQPPAPAAVPSMPEVPPPPKTLLEALEQRMERYRVAAAQAKTKGDQRKARMHERIVKQYQDAVRAHKAGRAVDVAELPVPPGFPPIQGLEATEPTQQSLVGVLETAMKLANQDEGPEDEDDEEPKKQPNSPAAPTAQPKAPPSRAPQSGSTPAAKSAPKGTSTRAQQQLAFLESRKKQLLQAALRAKQKNDVEGAKMHLRQAKGLEPMLEASRNGLPVDIAKVPPAPVNKDDFALVQRPGPGLSQESARRYGELTKLIRQQHEMCLNHSNQFTHLGNIAETTKFEKLAEDCKRSMEILKQAFARGLPTPTARFEQRTFSVIKIFPDLSSNDMLLFIVKGINLPTPPGLSPGDLDVFVRFDFPYPNVEEAQKDKTSVIKNTDSPEFKEQFKLCINRSHRGFRRAIQTKGIKFEVVHKGGLFKTDRVLGTAQLKLDALETACEVREILEVLDGRRPTGGRLEVMVRIREPLTAQQLETTTERWLVIDPVPAAVPTQVSGSKGKAPALPAPTREPGNRSARPLHSLSVLAFDQERLERKILALRQARRPVPPEVAQQYQDITQRSQWQRAQLEQGGPGIRREYAAQLERQLQFYTEAARRLGSDGSREAAKEALYRRNLVESELQRLRR; encoded by the exons ATGCACAAGAGGAAGGGACCCCCGGGACCTCCAGGCCGAGGCGCTGCCACCGCCCGCCAG CTGGGCCTGCTGGTTGACCTCTCCCCAGATGGCCTGATGATCCCTGAGGATGGAGTTAATGATGAGGAACTGGAGGCTGAGTTCTTGGCCTTGGTGGGGGGCCAACCCCAAGCCCTGGAGAAGCTTAAAGGCAAAG GTCCCCTTCCCATGGAGGCCATTGAGAAGATGGCCAGCCTGTGCATGAGAGACCCAGATGAGGATGACGAGGAGGGGACggacgaggaggatgtggaggctGATGACGACCTGCTG GCGGAACTGAATGAGGTCCTAGGGGAGGAACAGAAGGCTTCGGAGTCCCACCCTCCTGTGGCCCAG CCAAAGGCCACAACCCCCAGCCCAGGGGTGGAGGCCACCTTGCAGGAGAGGCTGGCCCTCTACCAGACAGCGATCGAAAGCGCTCGACAAGCCGGAGATGGTGCCAAGATGCGGCGCTACGACCGGGGGCTCAAG ACGCTTGAAAACCTGCTGGCCTCCGTCCGGAAGGGCAACACCATCGATGAAGGGGACATCCCGCCGCCTGTGGCTGTGGGGAAGGGCCCAGTGGCCACACCCAGCTGCACCCCTGCACCTGCCCAGCCGACCCCTACAAACCTGCCGGCCCCAGATCCCAAGGTCATCGTGGAGGGTCCTCCTTCCACTGCCCCAGCTTCATCCCTGGTGTCGGCTAAGCCCCAGCTGCCCCCAG CTCCATGCAGCCCTGGCCCCCTGGCCCAGTTGCAGAGCCGCCAGCGTGAGTACAAGCTAGCCGCCCTCCACACGAAGCAGCagggagatactgctgctgccgcCAGATACTTCCGTGTGGCCAAG agCTTTGATGCAGTCTTGGAGGCCCTGAGCCGAGGGGAGCCTGTGGACCTATCTCGCCTGCCCCCTCCACCTG ACCAGCTGCCCCCGGACCCGCCATCACCGCCACCACAGCCTCCAGCGCCTGCTGCAGTGCCATCCATGCCAG AGGTTCCTCCACCCCCAAAGACTCTCCTGGAGGCACTAGAGCAGCGGATGGAGCGGTACCGCGTGGCGGCAGCTCAGGCCAAGACCAAGGGGGACCAGCGGAAAGCTCGCATGCACGAGCGCATCGTCAAG CAATACCAAGACGCCGTCCGAGCCCACAAGGCTGGGCGAGCCGTGGACGTGGCCGAGCTGCCAGTGCCCCCGG GCTTTCCCCCGATCCAGGGCCTGGAGGCCACTGAGCCCACCCAACAGAGCCTGGTGGGGGTCCTAGAGACTGCCATGAAGCTGGCCAACCAGGACGAAGGCCCAGAGGACGAAGACGATGAGGAGCCTAAGAAG CAGCCCAacagccctgcagcccccacggcTCAGCCCAAAGCCCCACCCTCAAGGGCGCCCCAGTCAGGATCCACCCCAGCAGCCAAATCAGCCCCCAAAGGCACATCCACCAGAG CCCAGCAGCAGCTGGCTTTCCTGGAGAGCCGAAAGAAGCAGCTCCTGCAGGCTGCGCTGCGAGCCAAGCAGAAGAACGATGTGGAGGGCGCCAAGATGCACCTGCGCCAGGCCAAGGGGCTGGAGCCCATGCTGGAGGCCTCACGCAATGGGCTGCCTGTGGACATTGCCAAG GTGCCGCCCGCCCCCGTCAACAAGGATGACTTCGCCCTGGTCCAGCGGCCCGGCCCAGGTCTGTCTCAGGAGTCTGCCCGGCGCTATGGTGAACTCACCAAGCTCATAAGGCAGCAGCACGAG ATGTGCCTGAACCACTCCAACCAGTTCACCCACCTGGGCAACATTGCAGAAACCACCAA ATTTGAGAAGCTGGCGGAGGACTGTAAGCGGAGCATGGAGATTCTGAAGCAGGCCTTTGCCCGGGGTCTCCCTACGCCCACAGCTCGCTTTGAGCAGAGAACCTTCAGCGTCATCAA GATCTTCCCTGACCTCAGCAGCAACGACATGCTCCTGTTCATCGTGAAGGGCATCAacctgcccacacccccag GGCTGTCCCCCGGTGACCTGGATGTCTTTGTTCGGTTCGACTTCCCCTATCCCAATGTG GAAGAAGCTCAGAAAGACAAGACCAGCGTGATCAAGAACACAGATTCCCCTG AGTTCAAGGAGCAGTTCAAACTCTGCATCAACCGCAGTCACCGTGGCTTCCGAAGGGCCATCCAGACCAAAGGCATCAAGTTCGAAGTGGTCCACAAGGG ggGGCTCTTCAAGACCGACCGGGTCCTGGGCACAGCCCAACTGAAGCTGGATGCCCTGGAGACGGCATGCGAGGTCCGGGAGATCCTTGAG GTCCTGGATGGTCGCAGGCCCACAGGGGGGCGGCTGGAGGTGATGGTTCGGATTCGGGAACCCCTGACGGCCCAGCAGTTGGAGACGACAACTGAGAGGTGGCTGGTCATTGACCCTGTGCCGGCAGCTGTGCCCACA CAGGTTTCTGGGTCCAAGGGAAAGGCCCCCGCCTTGCCTGCTCCTACGAGGGAGCCAGGGAACAG ATCAGCCCGGCCCCTGCATAGTCTCAGCGTGCTGGCCTTCGACCAAGAGCGTCTGGAGCGGAAG ATCCTGGCCCTCAGGCAGGCAAGGCGGCCGGTGCCCCCGGAGGTGGCCCAGCAGTACCAGGACATCACACAACGCAGCCAGTGGCAGAGGGCACAGCTGGAGCAAGGGGGCCCAGGCATCCGGCGGG agTACGCGGCCCAGCTGGAGCGTCAGCTGCAGTTCTACACAGAGGCCGCCCGGCGCCTGGGCAGTGACGGCAGCAGG GAGGCCGCAAAGGAGGCCCTGTATCGACGGAACCTGGTCGAGAGTGAG CTGCAACGGCTCCGCAGGTGA
- the CC2D1A gene encoding coiled-coil and C2 domain-containing protein 1A isoform X2: protein MHKRKGPPGPPGRGAATARQLGLLVDLSPDGLMIPEDGVNDEELEAEFLALVGGQPQALEKLKGKGPLPMEAIEKMASLCMRDPDEDDEEGTDEEDVEADDDLLAELNEVLGEEQKASESHPPVAQPKATTPSPGVEATLQERLALYQTAIESARQAGDGAKMRRYDRGLKTLENLLASVRKGNTIDEGDIPPPVAVGKGPVATPSCTPAPAQPTPTNLPAPDPKVIVEGPPSTAPASSLVSAKPQLPPAPCSPGPLAQLQSRQREYKLAALHTKQQGDTAAAARYFRVAKSFDAVLEALSRGEPVDLSRLPPPPDQLPPDPPSPPPQPPAPAAVPSMPEVPPPPKTLLEALEQRMERYRVAAAQAKTKGDQRKARMHERIVKQYQDAVRAHKAGRAVDVAELPVPPGFPPIQGLEATEPTQQSLVGVLETAMKLANQDEGPEDEDDEEPKKPNSPAAPTAQPKAPPSRAPQSGSTPAAKSAPKGTSTRAQQQLAFLESRKKQLLQAALRAKQKNDVEGAKMHLRQAKGLEPMLEASRNGLPVDIAKVPPAPVNKDDFALVQRPGPGLSQESARRYGELTKLIRQQHEMCLNHSNQFTHLGNIAETTKFEKLAEDCKRSMEILKQAFARGLPTPTARFEQRTFSVIKIFPDLSSNDMLLFIVKGINLPTPPGLSPGDLDVFVRFDFPYPNVEEAQKDKTSVIKNTDSPEFKEQFKLCINRSHRGFRRAIQTKGIKFEVVHKGGLFKTDRVLGTAQLKLDALETACEVREILEVLDGRRPTGGRLEVMVRIREPLTAQQLETTTERWLVIDPVPAAVPTQVSGSKGKAPALPAPTREPGNRSARPLHSLSVLAFDQERLERKILALRQARRPVPPEVAQQYQDITQRSQWQRAQLEQGGPGIRREYAAQLERQLQFYTEAARRLGSDGSREAAKEALYRRNLVESELQRLRR from the exons ATGCACAAGAGGAAGGGACCCCCGGGACCTCCAGGCCGAGGCGCTGCCACCGCCCGCCAG CTGGGCCTGCTGGTTGACCTCTCCCCAGATGGCCTGATGATCCCTGAGGATGGAGTTAATGATGAGGAACTGGAGGCTGAGTTCTTGGCCTTGGTGGGGGGCCAACCCCAAGCCCTGGAGAAGCTTAAAGGCAAAG GTCCCCTTCCCATGGAGGCCATTGAGAAGATGGCCAGCCTGTGCATGAGAGACCCAGATGAGGATGACGAGGAGGGGACggacgaggaggatgtggaggctGATGACGACCTGCTG GCGGAACTGAATGAGGTCCTAGGGGAGGAACAGAAGGCTTCGGAGTCCCACCCTCCTGTGGCCCAG CCAAAGGCCACAACCCCCAGCCCAGGGGTGGAGGCCACCTTGCAGGAGAGGCTGGCCCTCTACCAGACAGCGATCGAAAGCGCTCGACAAGCCGGAGATGGTGCCAAGATGCGGCGCTACGACCGGGGGCTCAAG ACGCTTGAAAACCTGCTGGCCTCCGTCCGGAAGGGCAACACCATCGATGAAGGGGACATCCCGCCGCCTGTGGCTGTGGGGAAGGGCCCAGTGGCCACACCCAGCTGCACCCCTGCACCTGCCCAGCCGACCCCTACAAACCTGCCGGCCCCAGATCCCAAGGTCATCGTGGAGGGTCCTCCTTCCACTGCCCCAGCTTCATCCCTGGTGTCGGCTAAGCCCCAGCTGCCCCCAG CTCCATGCAGCCCTGGCCCCCTGGCCCAGTTGCAGAGCCGCCAGCGTGAGTACAAGCTAGCCGCCCTCCACACGAAGCAGCagggagatactgctgctgccgcCAGATACTTCCGTGTGGCCAAG agCTTTGATGCAGTCTTGGAGGCCCTGAGCCGAGGGGAGCCTGTGGACCTATCTCGCCTGCCCCCTCCACCTG ACCAGCTGCCCCCGGACCCGCCATCACCGCCACCACAGCCTCCAGCGCCTGCTGCAGTGCCATCCATGCCAG AGGTTCCTCCACCCCCAAAGACTCTCCTGGAGGCACTAGAGCAGCGGATGGAGCGGTACCGCGTGGCGGCAGCTCAGGCCAAGACCAAGGGGGACCAGCGGAAAGCTCGCATGCACGAGCGCATCGTCAAG CAATACCAAGACGCCGTCCGAGCCCACAAGGCTGGGCGAGCCGTGGACGTGGCCGAGCTGCCAGTGCCCCCGG GCTTTCCCCCGATCCAGGGCCTGGAGGCCACTGAGCCCACCCAACAGAGCCTGGTGGGGGTCCTAGAGACTGCCATGAAGCTGGCCAACCAGGACGAAGGCCCAGAGGACGAAGACGATGAGGAGCCTAAGAAG CCCAacagccctgcagcccccacggcTCAGCCCAAAGCCCCACCCTCAAGGGCGCCCCAGTCAGGATCCACCCCAGCAGCCAAATCAGCCCCCAAAGGCACATCCACCAGAG CCCAGCAGCAGCTGGCTTTCCTGGAGAGCCGAAAGAAGCAGCTCCTGCAGGCTGCGCTGCGAGCCAAGCAGAAGAACGATGTGGAGGGCGCCAAGATGCACCTGCGCCAGGCCAAGGGGCTGGAGCCCATGCTGGAGGCCTCACGCAATGGGCTGCCTGTGGACATTGCCAAG GTGCCGCCCGCCCCCGTCAACAAGGATGACTTCGCCCTGGTCCAGCGGCCCGGCCCAGGTCTGTCTCAGGAGTCTGCCCGGCGCTATGGTGAACTCACCAAGCTCATAAGGCAGCAGCACGAG ATGTGCCTGAACCACTCCAACCAGTTCACCCACCTGGGCAACATTGCAGAAACCACCAA ATTTGAGAAGCTGGCGGAGGACTGTAAGCGGAGCATGGAGATTCTGAAGCAGGCCTTTGCCCGGGGTCTCCCTACGCCCACAGCTCGCTTTGAGCAGAGAACCTTCAGCGTCATCAA GATCTTCCCTGACCTCAGCAGCAACGACATGCTCCTGTTCATCGTGAAGGGCATCAacctgcccacacccccag GGCTGTCCCCCGGTGACCTGGATGTCTTTGTTCGGTTCGACTTCCCCTATCCCAATGTG GAAGAAGCTCAGAAAGACAAGACCAGCGTGATCAAGAACACAGATTCCCCTG AGTTCAAGGAGCAGTTCAAACTCTGCATCAACCGCAGTCACCGTGGCTTCCGAAGGGCCATCCAGACCAAAGGCATCAAGTTCGAAGTGGTCCACAAGGG ggGGCTCTTCAAGACCGACCGGGTCCTGGGCACAGCCCAACTGAAGCTGGATGCCCTGGAGACGGCATGCGAGGTCCGGGAGATCCTTGAG GTCCTGGATGGTCGCAGGCCCACAGGGGGGCGGCTGGAGGTGATGGTTCGGATTCGGGAACCCCTGACGGCCCAGCAGTTGGAGACGACAACTGAGAGGTGGCTGGTCATTGACCCTGTGCCGGCAGCTGTGCCCACA CAGGTTTCTGGGTCCAAGGGAAAGGCCCCCGCCTTGCCTGCTCCTACGAGGGAGCCAGGGAACAG ATCAGCCCGGCCCCTGCATAGTCTCAGCGTGCTGGCCTTCGACCAAGAGCGTCTGGAGCGGAAG ATCCTGGCCCTCAGGCAGGCAAGGCGGCCGGTGCCCCCGGAGGTGGCCCAGCAGTACCAGGACATCACACAACGCAGCCAGTGGCAGAGGGCACAGCTGGAGCAAGGGGGCCCAGGCATCCGGCGGG agTACGCGGCCCAGCTGGAGCGTCAGCTGCAGTTCTACACAGAGGCCGCCCGGCGCCTGGGCAGTGACGGCAGCAGG GAGGCCGCAAAGGAGGCCCTGTATCGACGGAACCTGGTCGAGAGTGAG CTGCAACGGCTCCGCAGGTGA